The genomic region GAACCTTACCTAATACAACGTGAAAAAAGGAAATCCCCCAAAGACACATTCGAACTACAAAGTATATGAAACCTGAACAGGAAGCTGAGAGACTCCTCCATTGGGTGCACTAGATTGTCCAGACATTTCAGTTGCAACAGAGATCATAAGATCCCTTGAAACACGCGGACACCAACTTGTTGGCTGTTTGAAAAATAATCTCGACTCTGCAGATGTAACATAAAAGGAGAAGAATTAGAAATTAAAACTCAGGTCCTCCAACTACGGAACATTGAGAGATATATAATTACCAGCGTAGTTGCACCGACATGATACCATAATTGCGTACTGATCAGCAGTTGAAGCACTCTTCTTTCCTTCAACAGTCTTAGCCGGCGGACGCAAGCTTGGTGCTGCATTTCCAGCCTGCAGTTGTGATGATTGAGGTCTTCTATCACCACCAGCCTTGAAATTCTTCCACAGGGATGTTACTGGTTTAAGAATAAAGGAATGCTCTTCACCTCTCCTGCCATGAGAAACTTTAATGAGAAGAGAACAAATAAATTGGGATTCCAAAAACTATACATCTTTCTTCAAAAAAAGTGTGATGTAAGTAACAATGTAACATATGAGTTTCAAACTCTAAAGATACGAAGCTCCAACTTTACTCCAAAATGATGGTGCCCTTTTTCTGTCACCAAGTGCGTTTGCTGTGTCAAACCTGCTATCAGAGTAGCCAGAGGTTGTTTTCCTACCCCAAATTTGTATCAAACTAGATGTAAGCCATTTGTGttttttcccatttttcttAGGCATCTAAGCTCTTTCTAAGTTCAAGAGAATTTGCCAACTGTTATACATGCAAAGGAACTTCTTCTACGTGAACACAGAGTACCAGGAATTTTGCCCGATCCACATAATTTTCTAATCCTAGACATTATTGTGATCAAAAAACACACAATCACCATGAAAAATGAAGTTTCTGTAACAAGGAAAACTACAGTGTGACATGAAAACCAAATTGAGATACCAAAGAGATAACAACCTGAGGGCTAGATTTGGCAAACTGTGATCATTTCCTGCTTCTATACATGCAATTGGTAATGATAAGGACTGTCCGCCTTTTGAAGCCTCCTCAAAAACAATAGTTATAGCATCTATATACACCACTATATTTGGCGCATGTGTTGGAGAAACATTCTGCACAACAAAAGGATAATGTGAGACAAAGCCTAGCAAACATGTCATTCCTAACAAGATATTAGACATAAAAATATCAAGGCAAAACAAGTATTAACCCATTTCTGGAGAAATGTTCTGCAAAACAAAATGCCAACTTAATAGGAATGTGAGACAAAGCCTaacaaaaatgtcatttcaaattcaaacaaGCGGGATTAGACATTATAAAACTTCCAGGAGGAAAAACAAAAGCACAATTAACAAACACCTTGACCTAGTCAATCATTGCTCACACCTTTATCTGGACACAAAGAAGGTCATCTGTATTGCAGTCAGCAGCAAAAGAATGGATTTCAACAGGTTGTATGATTTCAAGTTTTCTCCTCCACCTTCTTCCAGGTATATAGATTCCCTCCAATCCACAACAAACGGAAAATCTTTCTCGCTCCAATGACACGCCTCGAAAAGATAAAAGCCCCTCCCCACcagtttttttattcttcaagAACTTCTGAGATGAATTCTGatcccagtcttcaagatcaaagcTTGGCTTAGAACTTGCAGCTTTAATAGGTGCGGGTGGTGGTGTAGTATTTTGTGGTAATGATGACATGGAGTAACTTCTAAAATGGGAGAAGAGTTGAGAACCAGATTTTTGAGATGTGCTACCAATTCCTGAATTGGAAGTTAAAGCAGGAGATAAAGGGCGAGCTGGAGGTGGAAGGGTGTTATCCAAAGGGAGCAACCATTTCAACAATTCTCCACATGGGTCCTGATTTGCATCAACTAAGTTGTCCTGAGTCTCAGCAAACAAACTTCTCTCACGATATTTCTCAAACTGAAGAATCTCAATAACAGGGTCATTCAAAAAATCTATGCCAACATTCACTTGTAAAAGAACCTGCATCcttccaaacaagaaaatggaATGAGAATAAGTGATCTGAACAACTGCTTACAATAGCCATGAatgtgagaagaaaaagaaaattcagtATACTTAAAAATGGAAGGTATagaataaacaaagcaacaGTAGAAAATTTAACATAGGGGTCAGGAATTTGTTATCAGAGTTACAAAACTTACTTATTTTAGTACAAACTAAGACCCACCAGGGATTTTCTCTTATAAAACCTTGCAGGAAGCTTAACAACTAAAGCTGCATGAATATGGAGGAAATTCTACTCTCAACTTTCAGCTAACAAATGAAGACCAATAAACCagcaaacacaaataagacATGGATTCTTCAATGTACGCCTAAAACCTGCTAAACACACCTATCTAATATTCAATTAACATTTTTATCCTACAGTCACCTGAAAACAAAATCATTGGAAATTCGATGAGCACAGAATAACATAAATCTAAAAAAATTCCGGCTGCAATAGTCATTGCCAGTGAGCCGTGGTCAgcctaagaaaaaaaatgaaaattatatcaGAGGTACTTTGGGATTATACGGGGTTAAGTGTGAAGACTAGCTGGATGGGTAAACAAAATCTTTGGTGAAGATAGAAGCTCCCCAGTTTTTCACCATAAAACAATGTGCCGATATCTATTTGATATTTCATTTCTCAAGTGGGTTGAAGTATGATATGAATATACACACAATACGTACATATACAATGAATAACCTACAAGCTTCATTGCACATACCACTATGTCTCCATTAGAAAGAGAGCAACACTTGACATTATTTCTTGCTACGCCTCCAGAGACATTGGGATCAAAATTCCCTTTATCAATAATGGCATTTACTGCAGTTTTCTGGGTTCCATCTTCCGTGGACTCTTGACCATCCACATCAACCGATTCTGAAGACTTCTTAGAAGTACCTTTTTTTGCCCAAAGTGCCTCACTTGAGTCTGCAATCCTAACAAAAAAATGAGATCTCTCAAATCTTTGCAATAAAATTTCCGCCTGTCTCTTGTGATCCTCCATTCTGAGAAGAGATTCACTAGCAGAAACATCCTTTTGTGAACCAGTCTTCTCCTTTGAAAGGGTTTCACCGTTATGATCTGCACCTTGACTATCAGGACTCATATCTCCCTTTCCCAACAATGTACCATTGCCATCTTGCACATTTCCATTTTGTTTCTTTGGGCTGAGTCTTAAGCCATTTTTACTCATGGCTGCAGCTAATTTAAAGGGAGTGATAATTTCTGTGTCCTGCTTACACGCTGACAAGCATGCAAGGACATGGACTTGTTCACCTGGATTAAAAAATAGATTTCAGGTCCTAATGAAGGATGTGTCCTCCATGTGAAATATAAAAAGGCATGTCAAGACCGAAAGAGTCAGGAGATTGAAGAACTACCAGGGAAAACAAAGGACCGGTCCAGAGAGCGTAATGACTGTATATCCGGTGCATCATTCCAATTATCAGGGAGTTCTTCTGcaagagaaaaacaagcttTATGCATACTATTTTATAATCACCATGATAGAATTACTTATTTAATACATAATGTAAGCACTTAGTCAACTACATTTGTGTATATCATAACTCAGCTAAAGTGCACACCTATAAGAGAACATGCGATCCTGCACTCTATGCAAAATATCAGAACATAGTTCAAGTATAATGGAAAGCACTTACTGTATGGAATGGAGATCCATCCCTCCTCATCAGAGACATCATAATGCTTTGCTATGACAGAGGTTTCTTTCTCTGCACCAATTCCATTTTCACCTCTAGCTTCACTTTCTCCAGCATTATCTTCGATTGTGGAATACTGTGGATATGAATCTTCACCAATTAGACTCTCCAAGcttgttgcagattttggggTAGGATACGTCTCTGCAGGTGGTTCGTGAACAGGAGGCACAGGCGGTACAAACGGAACAGACGGCTGCTCTGCTGTCACACGCTGTACATGCTGAGTAGATCGCATAAGGAAATTCATTGTCCCACCACTGCAAAATCAATAAATGTTGTCAGTCAAATGAAACATGGGTTATGTTAAAGCAGGCGAATGTGTATGTATAGCTTGAACATGCGAATCCATCCCAATGAAGCTGGTTTGAATCTCATCGACACGGCAATTAAAAGTGCCTAGCTAGTGAAATTCACCACCCGAAAATTCTCCATCACCTTCCTAAACACATTTCTCATGCACCCGAATTTCCGACACCCGCAGTCAAACTCCACTGGCAAGCCATCCAAATCATAGGCTTTTACTACACTACTTCAAAAATGGCCACTTGATCAAACAGTTCAAATACTCTAAATCTGAATTCATGATTCATGGCATTTGTATAACAAATAAGCAAACAAAAATCACAATCTAGAAATCCTCACAACCCGATACGAAATCTGTAAAGCTCTCTCTGGTTCCAA from Pyrus communis chromosome 4, drPyrComm1.1, whole genome shotgun sequence harbors:
- the LOC137731934 gene encoding uncharacterized protein, with the translated sequence MNFLMRSTQHVQRVTAEQPSVPFVPPVPPVHEPPAETYPTPKSATSLESLIGEDSYPQYSTIEDNAGESEARGENGIGAEKETSVIAKHYDVSDEEGWISIPYKELPDNWNDAPDIQSLRSLDRSFVFPGEQVHVLACLSACKQDTEIITPFKLAAAMSKNGLRLSPKKQNGNVQDGNGTLLGKGDMSPDSQGADHNGETLSKEKTGSQKDVSASESLLRMEDHKRQAEILLQRFERSHFFVRIADSSEALWAKKGTSKKSSESVDVDGQESTEDGTQKTAVNAIIDKGNFDPNVSGGVARNNVKCCSLSNGDIVVLLQVNVGIDFLNDPVIEILQFEKYRERSLFAETQDNLVDANQDPCGELLKWLLPLDNTLPPPARPLSPALTSNSGIGSTSQKSGSQLFSHFRSYSMSSLPQNTTPPPAPIKAASSKPSFDLEDWDQNSSQKFLKNKKTGGEGLLSFRGVSLERERFSVCCGLEGIYIPGRRWRRKLEIIQPVEIHSFAADCNTDDLLCVQIKNVSPTHAPNIVVYIDAITIVFEEASKGGQSLSLPIACIEAGNDHSLPNLALRRGEEHSFILKPVTSLWKNFKAGGDRRPQSSQLQAGNAAPSLRPPAKTVEGKKSASTADQYAIMVSCRCNYAESRLFFKQPTSWCPRVSRDLMISVATEMSGQSSAPNGGVSQLPVQVLTLQVSNLMSEDLTLTVLAPASFTSPPSVVSLNSSPTSPMSPFVSLPEFTGKSPTMQMISSPLLSDNQKQHGKGGVWPASFSEQTSPLSDAIPSTGPCCTHLWLQSRVPLGCIPSQSMATVKLELLPLTDGIITLDTLQIDVKEKGVTYIPEYSLKINATSSISTGII